The Pseudodesulfovibrio sp. zrk46 genome contains a region encoding:
- the mreC gene encoding rod shape-determining protein MreC has translation MKKPNKIVVVIVAGLFVYLSMFTWNLRTGHLDALSSYTGLDISGYLLRPGLWVKDQVVGFWERYIYLVGLKQENDTLLAEVARLKQENMFLNERADHGARLDKLLGFVPPEEWDASGARVIAHRMGPAGVLDTISVDRGAATGVEADMPVLSLDGVVGRVLKAGAMNSSILLLTDANSRIAVVGGSHRSPGMLSGQGYGQALKLRFVNLNAVIDSGELLLTSGLSGIFPKGLPVARVTKVQRSDISLFLTVEAEPLIDVGSLEEVLLLQSQPRQLEAAPEVVPEGEAANAEAENGAATQ, from the coding sequence GTGAAAAAGCCCAATAAAATAGTCGTTGTCATCGTAGCGGGACTCTTCGTGTATCTGTCCATGTTCACGTGGAACCTGCGCACCGGTCATCTGGACGCTTTGTCCAGTTACACGGGCCTTGATATCTCCGGCTACCTCCTGCGCCCCGGCCTGTGGGTGAAGGATCAGGTGGTGGGCTTCTGGGAACGCTATATCTATCTGGTGGGCCTCAAGCAGGAGAATGATACCCTGTTGGCAGAGGTCGCCCGCCTCAAGCAGGAGAACATGTTCCTCAACGAGCGGGCTGACCATGGCGCTCGCCTCGACAAACTCCTCGGCTTTGTGCCTCCCGAAGAGTGGGACGCCAGCGGTGCGCGGGTCATCGCCCATCGCATGGGGCCGGCCGGTGTGCTGGATACCATCAGCGTGGATCGAGGTGCGGCCACCGGAGTCGAGGCTGACATGCCCGTCCTTTCGCTGGATGGCGTCGTGGGGCGTGTGCTTAAGGCCGGTGCCATGAATTCTTCCATCCTGCTCCTTACTGACGCCAACTCCCGTATCGCTGTTGTCGGCGGTTCCCATCGTTCCCCGGGTATGCTGTCCGGGCAGGGCTACGGTCAGGCGCTCAAGCTTCGGTTCGTGAACCTCAATGCCGTCATCGACTCCGGCGAGCTGCTGCTGACCTCCGGCCTCTCAGGTATCTTTCCCAAGGGTCTCCCCGTGGCCCGTGTGACCAAGGTGCAGCGATCAGACATCTCCCTGTTCCTGACCGTGGAAGCCGAGCCTCTCATCGACGTAGGCAGCCTGGAAGAGGTGCTGCTGCTCCAGTCTCAGCCCCGACAGCTGGAAGCTGCCCCTGAAGTTGTCCCGGAAGGCGAGGCCGCAAACGCGGAGGCCGAAAACGGTGCTGCAACTCAATAA
- the mrdA gene encoding penicillin-binding protein 2: MSDLYNHANQEPPRAGLILLQALILGVFCLFSIRLWYLQIHHGEDYARKARENQMRQESVFSPRGLIRDRNGDLLAVNEPAYALGLVREDCPDIDKTLHQVAAWTGRDFDELKKIYKKKRRRVKPFEPLILISDLSFGEVAMIDANRLRWPGLEVQVRPRRQYRYGELLAHVLGYVAEANEKEMEKRPELALGDEVGKQGIEFMLEDRMRGVKGLVQFEVDVNGRRLQERTLKHPRAGHEISLSIDLGLQKLAMDWLEEEAGGVVVMDANTGQLWALATAPSYNSNDFSSGLSSEQWAELRDNPLHPMQNRVIQSVYPPGSVFKHVVAGAGLHYDMLDPKETVNCTGQLKLGRHVFRCWKKGGHGKTDFMKALVQSCDVYFYKMGKKLGVDRMSEFAMNSGFGKLTGIQLPHEKSGNIPTRKWKRKRFGEGWQGGDNFNMAIGQGYTLVTPLQVAQFFAGVINGGKLLKPLLLKDDKTVVKGRIPLTPEQLKMLEDALIETVDSPRGTCRRIRTKGVIVGGKTGTAQVVRLTDELKELKDAQIPYKFRDHAWMAAIAEKGNRKFAIAALVEHGLHGSWNGNMVKAIIEYLFDGTITLKPEIKKQQAREARLITVPSKKKKPAGAQ; the protein is encoded by the coding sequence ATGTCAGACCTCTATAATCACGCCAATCAGGAACCGCCCCGGGCTGGTCTGATCCTGCTCCAGGCTCTCATTCTGGGAGTCTTCTGTCTGTTCTCCATCCGCCTCTGGTATCTTCAGATCCACCACGGTGAGGATTACGCACGCAAGGCGCGTGAAAACCAGATGCGTCAGGAGTCGGTCTTTTCGCCGCGTGGTTTGATTCGTGACCGCAACGGCGACCTGCTGGCCGTGAATGAGCCTGCCTATGCTCTTGGTCTGGTGCGCGAAGACTGCCCGGACATCGACAAGACCCTGCATCAGGTGGCTGCATGGACCGGCAGGGACTTTGATGAGCTCAAGAAAATTTACAAGAAGAAGCGCCGCAGGGTGAAGCCCTTTGAGCCGCTCATTCTCATTTCGGATCTTTCCTTTGGCGAAGTGGCCATGATCGACGCCAACCGACTCCGCTGGCCCGGTCTTGAGGTGCAGGTGCGCCCCCGTCGTCAGTATCGCTACGGCGAACTTCTGGCCCACGTCCTCGGCTACGTGGCTGAAGCCAACGAAAAAGAGATGGAGAAGCGTCCCGAGCTCGCTCTGGGCGACGAAGTGGGCAAGCAGGGCATCGAGTTCATGCTCGAAGACCGTATGCGTGGCGTGAAAGGGCTGGTGCAGTTCGAGGTGGACGTCAACGGCCGTCGTCTGCAGGAGCGCACCCTCAAGCATCCTCGCGCAGGGCACGAAATTTCCCTGTCCATTGATCTCGGCCTGCAAAAGCTGGCCATGGATTGGCTGGAAGAGGAAGCGGGCGGTGTGGTTGTCATGGACGCCAATACCGGACAGCTCTGGGCGCTCGCTACAGCCCCGTCCTACAATTCCAACGATTTTTCTTCGGGCCTGAGCTCTGAGCAGTGGGCCGAACTCCGTGATAATCCGCTGCATCCCATGCAGAATCGCGTCATTCAGTCGGTGTACCCGCCTGGTTCGGTCTTCAAGCATGTAGTGGCTGGCGCAGGCCTCCACTACGACATGCTCGATCCTAAAGAGACGGTAAACTGTACGGGGCAGCTCAAGCTCGGACGCCATGTCTTCCGCTGTTGGAAAAAAGGTGGGCACGGCAAGACCGACTTCATGAAGGCCTTGGTCCAGTCCTGTGACGTCTATTTCTATAAGATGGGCAAGAAGCTCGGCGTGGACCGCATGTCCGAGTTTGCCATGAACTCGGGCTTCGGCAAACTCACCGGTATTCAGCTCCCCCACGAAAAGTCGGGCAATATCCCCACCCGCAAGTGGAAGCGTAAGCGCTTCGGCGAAGGCTGGCAGGGCGGTGACAACTTCAACATGGCCATCGGTCAGGGGTACACCCTGGTCACGCCGCTACAGGTGGCTCAGTTTTTTGCCGGTGTTATCAACGGCGGCAAGCTGCTCAAACCGCTTCTTCTCAAAGACGACAAGACCGTGGTCAAGGGACGCATTCCCCTGACCCCCGAACAACTCAAGATGTTGGAAGACGCCTTGATAGAGACCGTTGATAGTCCTCGCGGAACCTGTCGACGCATCCGCACCAAAGGCGTGATCGTGGGCGGTAAGACCGGCACGGCACAGGTGGTGCGGCTGACGGACGAGCTCAAGGAGCTCAAGGACGCACAGATCCCCTACAAGTTCCGCGACCACGCGTGGATGGCCGCCATCGCTGAAAAGGGCAACCGCAAGTTTGCCATCGCCGCTCTCGTGGAACACGGCCTGCACGGCAGCTGGAACGGCAACATGGTCAAGGCCATCATTGAATATCTTTTCGACGGGACCATAACGCTCAAGCCGGAGATCAAGAAACAGCAGGCCCGCGAGGCTCGCCTCATCACCGTTCCATCCAAGAAAAAGAAACCTGCAGGAGCGCAATAA
- the rodA gene encoding rod shape-determining protein RodA — translation MPIDRRLLFYINWPLLGVAILLFLLGVLNLYSASGYRLEEGMSIAPYFNKQLIWGLMGMFSMIVFMFFDYRHLKTMAWPLFWTTVLLLLAVFFVGKTIYGAKRWLDLGFMNFQPSELAKIAVLIVGARILSKEREPLDFLRLAYVMGVGLILGGLIIKQPDLGSGLSVLMILGGMVLFRGVTPRVFKTALVCIPCLLPLSWFFLHDYQKQRIMTFLDPTKDPLGAGYHIIQSEIAIGSGGFWGKGFLEGTQSQLRFLPERHTDFAVAVFGEEWGFAGTMLLLSLFCFFLYQMVVIARDARGLFGSYLAAGVFFYFFWQILINTGMVLGLMPVVGIPLPFISYGGSATLVNFCLVGLVLNVSMRRFLFKQ, via the coding sequence ATGCCCATTGATAGACGGCTCCTTTTCTATATCAACTGGCCCCTGCTTGGCGTAGCCATTCTGCTTTTTCTGCTCGGGGTACTGAATCTCTATTCCGCTTCCGGTTATCGATTGGAAGAGGGTATGAGCATTGCTCCGTACTTCAACAAGCAGCTCATCTGGGGTTTGATGGGCATGTTCAGCATGATTGTCTTCATGTTCTTCGACTATCGTCACCTCAAGACCATGGCCTGGCCCTTGTTCTGGACAACGGTCCTGTTGCTGCTGGCAGTGTTTTTTGTGGGTAAAACCATCTACGGCGCCAAGCGTTGGCTTGATCTCGGGTTCATGAACTTTCAGCCGTCCGAGCTGGCCAAGATCGCTGTCCTCATCGTGGGCGCCCGCATTCTGTCCAAGGAACGCGAGCCTCTCGATTTTCTGCGCCTCGCCTATGTCATGGGCGTGGGCCTCATCCTCGGCGGGCTCATCATCAAGCAGCCCGACCTCGGTTCCGGCCTGTCTGTCCTGATGATCCTCGGTGGTATGGTGCTGTTCCGTGGCGTGACCCCGCGCGTCTTCAAGACAGCCCTTGTCTGTATTCCCTGCCTGCTGCCTCTGTCGTGGTTCTTCCTGCATGACTACCAGAAGCAGCGCATCATGACCTTCCTCGATCCTACCAAGGACCCTCTTGGTGCCGGATATCACATCATCCAGTCGGAAATCGCCATCGGTTCGGGCGGATTCTGGGGCAAGGGATTTTTGGAAGGAACACAGTCTCAGTTGCGATTTTTACCTGAGCGTCACACAGACTTTGCTGTGGCCGTTTTCGGTGAAGAATGGGGTTTTGCCGGGACTATGTTACTTTTGTCACTATTCTGCTTCTTTTTATACCAAATGGTGGTCATTGCACGTGACGCCAGGGGGCTGTTTGGCAGCTATCTGGCAGCAGGCGTGTTCTTCTATTTCTTCTGGCAAATCCTTATAAATACGGGTATGGTCCTCGGGCTAATGCCAGTTGTAGGCATACCGCTTCCGTTTATCAGCTACGGAGGCAGTGCCACACTGGTGAACTTCTGTCTCGTTGGGCTGGTTTTGAACGTGTCCATGCGCAGGTTCTTGTTCAAACAGTAA
- a CDS encoding polymer-forming cytoskeletal protein — MARDEINAFLGAGTNYQGKLHFQGAVRIDGNFQGEVVSDGTLVVGQEAVVEGQVRVGQLVLSGNIQGEVEAKNKVVLHKTANLQGNIRTPSLVVEEGAVLEGQLVMGSLDATASATPEEDSK; from the coding sequence ATGGCGAGAGACGAAATCAACGCGTTTTTGGGTGCTGGGACCAACTATCAGGGCAAATTGCATTTCCAAGGTGCGGTCCGCATCGATGGCAATTTCCAGGGTGAGGTCGTATCCGATGGAACGCTGGTTGTCGGCCAAGAGGCCGTGGTAGAAGGACAGGTCCGCGTGGGCCAGCTCGTTCTGTCTGGAAATATCCAGGGTGAGGTAGAGGCCAAGAATAAGGTAGTCTTGCATAAGACTGCTAACTTACAGGGGAACATCAGGACTCCGAGCCTGGTGGTAGAAGAAGGTGCAGTGTTGGAAGGTCAGCTCGTTATGGGCAGTCTGGATGCCACTGCCTCCGCAACGCCGGAAGAAGACTCCAAGTAA
- a CDS encoding ATP synthase F0 subunit B — MVIPDKTLFIQGANFLITIFVLNVLLIKPIREIIKKRKGLMADQLDKIEGFNKNAEAKVADYETQLAAARKEANDIRSAMKDEGTAQEQELMSVAGAEASSTIQAARAEIEAEVKGAMDQLTKDVDKFAEAATGKILGQA; from the coding sequence ATGGTAATACCTGACAAGACACTTTTTATCCAAGGGGCTAACTTTCTCATCACGATCTTCGTGTTGAACGTGCTCCTGATCAAACCCATTCGCGAAATCATCAAGAAGCGCAAGGGTTTGATGGCTGATCAGCTGGACAAGATCGAAGGCTTCAACAAGAACGCGGAAGCGAAAGTCGCAGACTATGAGACTCAGCTCGCCGCCGCCCGCAAGGAAGCCAACGACATCCGTTCCGCCATGAAGGACGAGGGCACTGCTCAGGAGCAGGAACTCATGTCCGTTGCCGGCGCGGAAGCCTCCAGCACCATCCAGGCAGCCCGCGCCGAGATCGAGGCCGAGGTGAAGGGAGCCATGGATCAGCTGACCAAGGACGTTGACAAATTCGCCGAAGCCGCCACAGGTAAGATCCTGGGCCAGGCTTAG
- a CDS encoding ATP synthase F0 subunit B — protein MKRALFFAVLLIALAISSVAFASEGHGVFTAENVKDYGLRIVNLILFAGLLYKLAGAKIKDFFVGRRDGIKQELDDLAARQADAEKKLKEVESGIANMAQEKEAIIAEAKKQGEAIKEAIIAKGHKDAEALKEQAKRTASNEAQAAIETIRGEMADMVVAAAEKIVAEKLSAEDHDKLVDDYLTKVVLN, from the coding sequence TTGAAACGTGCATTGTTTTTTGCGGTCCTGCTGATCGCCCTGGCGATCTCGTCGGTGGCGTTTGCCAGCGAAGGTCACGGAGTCTTCACAGCTGAAAATGTGAAAGACTACGGCCTGCGTATCGTCAACTTGATCCTGTTTGCAGGCCTGCTGTACAAGCTGGCTGGCGCCAAGATCAAAGATTTCTTCGTTGGTCGTCGCGACGGCATCAAGCAGGAGCTTGATGATCTCGCCGCCCGCCAGGCTGATGCCGAGAAGAAACTGAAAGAAGTTGAATCCGGCATTGCCAATATGGCGCAGGAGAAAGAGGCCATCATCGCTGAAGCTAAGAAGCAGGGCGAGGCCATCAAGGAAGCCATCATCGCTAAGGGTCATAAAGACGCCGAAGCTCTGAAGGAACAAGCTAAGCGCACCGCTTCCAACGAAGCTCAGGCTGCTATCGAAACCATTCGCGGCGAAATGGCCGACATGGTTGTCGCCGCTGCTGAAAAGATCGTCGCCGAGAAGCTGAGCGCTGAAGACCACGACAAGCTTGTGGATGACTATTTAACTAAGGTGGTGCTCAATTGA
- the atpH gene encoding ATP synthase F1 subunit delta — protein sequence MTGNVVSRRYAKALFAIGAAKGEAEQAKYGEQLVALGQSMTDVPEAMGFFRNPSFSAEEKKAVLNQLVEKMSVDPMVKNFCDLLADKGRVEILPAIASDYKAMMDAVSGVVTGELITVGELSDERKSAIQSNLEKQAGKKLELSFATDKDILGGIVLKVGDKVMDASLKAQLQILKENIKRGE from the coding sequence TTGACCGGTAACGTAGTTTCCCGCCGCTACGCTAAAGCTCTGTTCGCCATTGGCGCCGCCAAAGGTGAAGCAGAACAAGCGAAGTACGGCGAGCAGCTGGTTGCGCTGGGTCAGTCCATGACGGACGTCCCTGAGGCCATGGGTTTCTTCCGGAACCCCTCCTTCTCTGCTGAAGAGAAGAAGGCCGTGCTGAACCAGCTCGTTGAGAAGATGTCGGTAGACCCGATGGTCAAGAACTTCTGCGACCTGTTGGCTGACAAGGGCCGCGTCGAGATTCTTCCCGCCATCGCTTCTGATTATAAGGCCATGATGGACGCTGTTTCCGGCGTCGTCACCGGCGAGCTCATCACGGTGGGCGAGCTGTCCGATGAGAGAAAGTCTGCTATCCAGTCCAATCTGGAGAAACAGGCCGGCAAGAAGCTGGAACTCTCCTTTGCCACCGACAAGGATATCCTTGGCGGCATCGTCCTGAAGGTGGGCGATAAGGTAATGGACGCCAGCCTCAAGGCTCAACTGCAGATTCTGAAAGAAAATATTAAAAGGGGTGAGTAG
- the atpA gene encoding F0F1 ATP synthase subunit alpha yields MQIKAEEISKIIQDQIQNYESRVEMSETGTVLYVGDGIARVHGVENVMAMELLEFPGGLMGMVLNLEEDNVGVALLGSDTGVKEGDPVKRTGQIYSVPVGDAVMGRVVNPLGQPLDGLGPIDAKETRPVEMKAPGIIARKSVHEPCYTGLKAVDAMTPVGRGQRELVIGDRQTGKTAVCVDAILAQKTTDVHCFYVAIGQKKASVALVADILRQHGAMEYTTIVSATASEPAPLQFIAAYTGATMAEFYRDNGKHALIAYDDLSKQATAYREMSLLLRRPPGREAFPGDVFYLHSRLLERSCKVNDSLGAGSLTALPVIETQAGDVSAFIPTNVISITDGQIYLEPNLFLSGVRPAINVGLSVSRVGGSAQIKAMKQVAGTLRLDLAQYRELAAFASFGSDLDKATQEKLNRGARMVELLKQPQYKPLTVQEQVSVLYAGTRGFLDDVPVESVIKFEAEFLEFMNNAKSNVLDAIAEKQQIDDAVEADLKAAIDEFKKGFSA; encoded by the coding sequence ATGCAGATCAAAGCAGAAGAAATCAGCAAAATCATTCAGGACCAGATTCAGAATTACGAATCTCGTGTTGAAATGAGCGAGACCGGTACCGTCCTCTACGTTGGTGATGGTATCGCTCGTGTTCACGGCGTTGAGAACGTCATGGCCATGGAGCTGCTGGAATTCCCCGGTGGCCTGATGGGCATGGTGCTCAACCTCGAAGAAGACAACGTTGGTGTCGCCCTCCTGGGTTCCGATACCGGTGTTAAGGAAGGTGACCCGGTCAAGCGTACCGGTCAGATTTACTCCGTCCCCGTCGGCGACGCCGTCATGGGCCGCGTTGTCAACCCGCTGGGTCAGCCCCTCGATGGTCTCGGACCGATCGACGCTAAGGAAACCCGTCCGGTTGAAATGAAGGCTCCCGGCATCATCGCTCGTAAGTCCGTTCACGAGCCCTGCTACACCGGCCTCAAGGCTGTTGACGCCATGACTCCTGTTGGCCGTGGTCAGCGCGAACTCGTCATTGGTGACCGTCAGACCGGTAAGACCGCTGTCTGCGTCGACGCCATCCTCGCCCAGAAGACCACCGACGTGCATTGCTTCTACGTCGCCATCGGTCAGAAGAAAGCATCTGTTGCTCTGGTTGCCGACATTCTTCGTCAGCACGGCGCAATGGAATACACCACCATCGTTTCTGCTACCGCTTCCGAGCCCGCACCGCTGCAGTTCATCGCTGCTTACACCGGTGCAACCATGGCAGAATTCTACCGCGACAACGGCAAGCACGCCCTGATCGCTTACGATGACCTTTCCAAGCAGGCTACTGCTTACCGCGAAATGTCCCTCCTGCTTCGTCGTCCTCCGGGCCGTGAAGCATTCCCCGGTGACGTCTTCTACCTGCACTCCAGACTGCTGGAGCGTTCCTGTAAGGTTAACGACAGCCTCGGCGCTGGTTCCCTGACCGCTCTGCCGGTTATTGAAACCCAGGCTGGTGACGTTTCCGCATTTATTCCGACCAACGTTATCTCCATTACTGATGGTCAGATCTACCTCGAGCCTAACCTGTTCTTGTCCGGTGTTCGTCCGGCCATTAACGTCGGTCTCTCCGTCTCCCGAGTCGGTGGTTCCGCACAGATCAAGGCTATGAAGCAGGTCGCCGGTACCCTGCGTCTCGACCTCGCTCAGTACCGCGAGCTCGCAGCATTCGCATCCTTCGGTTCCGACCTCGATAAGGCCACCCAGGAAAAGCTGAACCGCGGTGCCCGCATGGTTGAGCTCCTGAAGCAGCCCCAGTACAAGCCGCTGACCGTTCAGGAACAGGTTTCTGTTCTGTACGCTGGTACCCGCGGTTTCCTCGATGACGTTCCGGTTGAGTCCGTCATCAAGTTCGAGGCTGAATTCCTCGAGTTCATGAACAACGCCAAGTCCAACGTTCTGGACGCTATCGCCGAGAAGCAGCAGATCGACGACGCCGTCGAAGCTGACCTCAAGGCCGCTATCGACGAGTTCAAGAAAGGCTTCAGCGCTTAA
- a CDS encoding F0F1 ATP synthase subunit gamma, whose protein sequence is MASLRDVQNQIVGVKKTKQITKAMNMVASAKLRNAQERIERFRPYADKFYEMLGDLAAGADESVHPLLEVRDEVKTVGIMVTTSDRGLCGAFNVNIINKAMKLAKAKAAEGKAVKMYCIGKKARDVFKKTEFEMVRAEADAMSKFDFNLAASVGNELIAGYVSGELDEVHICYGEFISMAKQPATTLQLLPMAAQEESEGEGGAGDYLYEPSVEGLLAELLPRFIKVQVYRGLLDTSCSEHAARMAAMDNATKACDELTDTLTLLFNKTRQAAITGDLMDIVGGVEALKG, encoded by the coding sequence ATGGCTTCGTTAAGAGACGTCCAAAATCAGATTGTTGGCGTCAAGAAAACCAAGCAGATCACCAAGGCGATGAACATGGTCGCCTCGGCAAAACTGCGCAACGCACAGGAGCGTATCGAACGCTTCCGTCCGTATGCGGACAAGTTTTACGAGATGCTTGGGGACTTGGCAGCCGGCGCTGACGAATCGGTACATCCGCTGCTGGAAGTCCGGGACGAAGTAAAGACCGTGGGTATCATGGTCACCACTTCCGACCGCGGCCTCTGTGGCGCATTTAATGTCAATATCATCAATAAGGCCATGAAGCTGGCCAAGGCCAAAGCCGCCGAGGGCAAAGCAGTCAAAATGTACTGCATCGGTAAGAAAGCCCGCGACGTCTTTAAGAAGACCGAATTTGAAATGGTGCGAGCAGAAGCTGACGCCATGAGCAAGTTCGACTTCAATCTGGCTGCCAGCGTTGGTAACGAACTGATCGCCGGCTACGTTTCCGGTGAACTGGACGAAGTCCACATCTGCTACGGTGAGTTCATCTCCATGGCCAAGCAGCCCGCCACGACTCTGCAGCTTCTGCCCATGGCAGCACAGGAAGAGTCCGAAGGCGAAGGCGGCGCAGGTGACTACTTGTACGAACCGTCTGTTGAGGGCCTGCTCGCTGAGCTGCTGCCCCGCTTCATCAAAGTCCAGGTCTACCGTGGCCTGCTCGACACCTCCTGCTCCGAGCACGCAGCTCGTATGGCAGCGATGGATAACGCCACCAAGGCGTGTGATGAACTGACGGACACCCTGACCTTGCTCTTCAACAAGACAAGGCAGGCCGCCATTACTGGCGATCTTATGGACATTGTCGGCGGCGTGGAAGCGCTGAAAGGATAA
- the atpD gene encoding F0F1 ATP synthase subunit beta, with product MANTGKIVQVIGAVVDVEFAEGNLPNILSALEIKNPNNTDAPILICETAQHLGNNVVRTIAMDATEGLVRGMEAVDLESPITVPVGSGSLGRIMNVCGEPADEMGPVPCEKRLPIHRDAPAFTEQSTKVELLETGIKVVDLLIPFPKGGKMGLFGGAGVGKTVILMEMINNIAKQHGGISVFAGVGERTREGNDLYHEMKDAGVLEKAALVYGQMNEPPGARARVALTALTCAEYFRDEEGQDVLLFVDNIFRFTQAGAEVSALLGRMPSAVGYQPTLGTDLGGLQERITSTNKGSITSVQAVYVPADDLTDPAPATTFAHLDGTLVLSRQIAELGIYPAVDPLDSTSRILSPEVLGDVHYNTAREVQSVLQKYKDLQDIIAILGMDELSDDDKQTVARARRIQRFLSQPFHVAEVFTGVAGVYVKTEDTVQAFRDILDGKYDDLPEQAFYMCGPIEEAIEKAKK from the coding sequence ATGGCTAATACTGGTAAAATCGTTCAGGTAATCGGCGCCGTTGTCGACGTCGAATTTGCCGAAGGGAATCTTCCCAACATTCTGTCTGCGTTGGAGATTAAAAACCCCAACAACACTGACGCTCCTATCCTGATCTGCGAAACTGCGCAGCATCTGGGTAACAACGTTGTTCGCACCATCGCCATGGACGCTACCGAAGGTCTCGTTCGCGGCATGGAAGCAGTTGACCTCGAATCTCCGATCACCGTTCCCGTCGGATCCGGCTCCCTGGGCCGCATCATGAACGTCTGCGGTGAGCCCGCTGATGAAATGGGTCCTGTTCCTTGCGAAAAGCGTCTCCCCATTCACCGTGACGCCCCCGCCTTCACCGAGCAGTCCACCAAGGTTGAGCTGCTGGAAACCGGCATCAAGGTCGTTGACCTTCTGATCCCCTTCCCGAAGGGTGGTAAGATGGGCCTCTTCGGCGGCGCCGGTGTTGGTAAGACCGTTATTCTGATGGAAATGATCAACAACATCGCTAAGCAGCACGGTGGTATCTCCGTGTTCGCAGGTGTTGGTGAGCGTACCCGTGAAGGTAACGACCTTTACCACGAAATGAAGGACGCTGGCGTTCTCGAGAAAGCCGCATTGGTTTACGGCCAGATGAACGAGCCTCCGGGAGCCCGTGCTCGTGTTGCTCTGACCGCACTGACCTGCGCTGAGTACTTCCGTGACGAAGAAGGCCAGGATGTGCTCCTCTTCGTTGATAACATCTTCCGCTTCACCCAGGCCGGTGCAGAGGTATCCGCACTCCTCGGTCGTATGCCTTCCGCAGTTGGTTACCAGCCTACTCTGGGTACTGACCTCGGTGGTCTGCAGGAACGTATTACCTCCACCAACAAGGGTTCCATTACCTCTGTTCAGGCTGTTTACGTCCCTGCTGATGACTTGACTGACCCCGCACCTGCAACCACCTTTGCTCACCTTGACGGTACCCTCGTTCTGTCCCGTCAGATCGCTGAGCTGGGCATCTACCCTGCAGTTGACCCGCTGGACTCCACCTCCCGTATCCTCTCTCCCGAGGTTCTCGGCGATGTTCACTACAACACCGCTCGTGAAGTTCAGTCCGTGCTCCAGAAGTACAAGGACCTGCAGGACATCATCGCCATTCTCGGTATGGACGAACTGTCCGACGATGATAAGCAGACTGTTGCTCGCGCTCGTCGCATCCAGCGCTTCCTGTCCCAGCCGTTCCACGTTGCTGAGGTCTTCACCGGTGTTGCTGGTGTCTACGTTAAGACCGAAGACACTGTTCAGGCTTTCCGCGACATCCTGGACGGCAAGTACGACGACCTGCCCGAGCAGGCCTTCTACATGTGCGGCCCGATCGAGGAAGCCATCGAAAAAGCCAAGAAGTAA
- a CDS encoding F0F1 ATP synthase subunit epsilon has product MANTLKLEIVTPDRKVLSEEVEYVGAPGIMGEFGVLANHVPFLSALGIGNLFYKQNGKAYYVFVSGGFAEISNNQVTILAEVAEMATEIDEDRAQKAKGRAEERSAKAKAKVDAARNQAALRRAISRISCKSSGKSAGTC; this is encoded by the coding sequence ATGGCTAATACGCTGAAACTCGAGATCGTCACTCCCGACCGCAAGGTTCTGTCGGAAGAAGTGGAATACGTTGGAGCCCCGGGCATCATGGGTGAATTTGGTGTCCTGGCAAACCACGTTCCCTTCCTGTCCGCCCTGGGAATCGGCAATCTCTTCTATAAACAAAACGGCAAGGCATACTACGTCTTCGTCTCCGGTGGATTCGCCGAAATCAGTAACAATCAGGTGACCATCCTCGCCGAAGTTGCTGAAATGGCTACCGAGATCGATGAAGACCGTGCCCAGAAGGCCAAAGGCCGCGCTGAAGAGCGTTCCGCCAAGGCCAAGGCAAAGGTCGACGCCGCTCGCAACCAGGCAGCACTGCGCAGAGCAATCTCTCGCATCAGCTGCAAGTCCTCCGGCAAGTCCGCAGGTACCTGCTAG